Proteins found in one Mucilaginibacter gracilis genomic segment:
- a CDS encoding VOC family protein — MINIKRADHVYVSVPPGKMHEANEFYSQVMGLTPKPRPDVFTSAGYWYDMGGIELHLGTETVVSPSKRHFALEVTNLPAARAHLEANNIEIDDTEAIPGRQRFMFTDPYGNLVELLEYD; from the coding sequence ATGATAAATATTAAACGGGCCGACCATGTTTATGTATCTGTGCCGCCGGGCAAGATGCATGAGGCTAATGAGTTTTATAGCCAGGTAATGGGCCTAACGCCTAAGCCCAGGCCGGATGTGTTTACATCGGCAGGGTATTGGTATGATATGGGTGGGATAGAGCTGCATTTAGGCACGGAAACAGTTGTGAGCCCATCTAAACGGCATTTTGCCTTGGAAGTTACCAATTTGCCTGCCGCCCGCGCGCATTTAGAAGCCAATAATATTGAGATAGACGACACTGAAGCCATCCCCGGAAGGCAACGGTTTATGTTTACCGACCCTTACGGAAACTTGGTGGAATTACTGGAATATGATTAA